A stretch of the Acetomicrobium thermoterrenum DSM 13490 genome encodes the following:
- a CDS encoding molybdopterin biosynthesis protein: MVREHISLKEAWELLKAHWGNRDPLVKNVPLSESLGGLLAEDIASPVNVPHYPASAVDGYAVSSNSTARATAATPVVLNTEKYQWVNTGAFVPPQYDSVVMVEDTSLKNDNLYVYISVPPGANLRPIGEDIVKGQIVAHFGDEVDPNLMALFYAVGLRELPLLSKPKAIFIPTGDEIVPRKPEESPAGLPPGKVMESNSIMLEGMFEQWKIPFVVGPHVKDDPEKLKEVLADAVDKYDLVLIGAGSAKGKRDFTANVIEREGQLIFHWVLMRPGRPALLGTVKDKPVVGMPGFPMSTMVVAWSVVYPLLQLLMKGNFDENKILDEAIRVRDKLSLPLLISHSSPQGISEWLRVKVVRLRDKKYAWPISGGSSSMRATADSDGFALIPPKIYECPKGKEIEVRLTKEVLWEKRVLFQGSDDPAVAQLVSFVRKRGADLVIRSVGSLGGLAALARGEAHLSAAHLLDPKDMSYNDTYIASFKPISDKWKRFLLFYRQQGFIVKRGNPKKISSIQDLARGDVRIVNRQPGAGTRVLLDSLLREEGIESASVKGYEDQTMTHLDASCRVAWGMADVALGIKFAADALGLDFIPITEEPYELVIPEEELTHPGIEALIDSVSDSKFIEKVKRMGGYRWP; this comes from the coding sequence ATGGTGAGAGAACATATATCCTTAAAAGAAGCCTGGGAATTATTAAAAGCACATTGGGGTAATCGGGATCCTCTAGTCAAAAATGTCCCCTTGTCGGAATCTCTTGGGGGATTGCTCGCCGAGGATATAGCGTCTCCTGTCAATGTGCCCCACTATCCGGCATCAGCCGTAGATGGATATGCTGTCTCTTCGAACTCCACGGCCAGGGCTACTGCGGCCACGCCTGTAGTGTTAAATACCGAAAAATACCAATGGGTAAACACAGGCGCTTTCGTTCCGCCTCAATATGATTCGGTTGTGATGGTGGAGGATACATCTTTAAAAAATGATAACCTATATGTATATATATCTGTTCCGCCTGGCGCGAATCTCAGGCCCATTGGCGAGGATATAGTAAAAGGACAAATTGTGGCCCATTTTGGCGATGAAGTAGATCCTAATTTAATGGCCCTATTTTATGCCGTGGGATTACGAGAATTGCCCTTGCTTTCCAAGCCCAAGGCAATATTTATTCCAACGGGTGACGAGATCGTTCCAAGGAAACCCGAGGAAAGCCCCGCTGGCTTGCCCCCCGGTAAAGTCATGGAAAGCAACTCGATAATGCTCGAGGGAATGTTTGAACAATGGAAAATCCCCTTCGTCGTTGGCCCTCACGTAAAAGATGACCCGGAAAAATTGAAGGAAGTTTTGGCGGATGCCGTAGACAAATATGATTTGGTCCTTATTGGCGCCGGTTCAGCCAAAGGGAAGAGGGATTTCACAGCAAATGTAATAGAGCGGGAAGGGCAGCTTATCTTTCATTGGGTTTTAATGCGACCCGGAAGACCAGCATTGCTTGGTACAGTAAAAGACAAACCTGTGGTGGGAATGCCGGGATTTCCGATGTCAACAATGGTTGTTGCCTGGAGCGTCGTCTATCCTTTGTTGCAATTGTTAATGAAGGGAAATTTTGACGAGAATAAAATTCTGGATGAAGCTATTAGGGTAAGGGATAAGTTAAGTCTGCCTCTTCTTATATCTCATTCATCGCCACAGGGGATAAGCGAATGGCTGAGAGTGAAGGTTGTCAGGCTAAGGGACAAAAAGTACGCGTGGCCTATTTCCGGAGGATCAAGTTCCATGAGAGCGACAGCTGATTCGGATGGTTTTGCTTTAATACCTCCAAAGATCTATGAATGTCCTAAAGGCAAGGAAATAGAAGTCAGGTTAACAAAGGAGGTCCTGTGGGAAAAGCGCGTTTTATTTCAAGGCTCCGATGACCCGGCAGTGGCCCAGTTGGTCTCGTTTGTTAGAAAAAGAGGTGCTGATTTGGTAATTAGGTCTGTCGGAAGCTTGGGCGGATTGGCAGCATTAGCCAGAGGAGAAGCCCACCTTTCGGCAGCACACCTTCTGGATCCGAAAGATATGTCATACAACGATACCTATATAGCAAGTTTTAAGCCTATAAGCGATAAATGGAAGCGTTTTTTGCTTTTCTATCGTCAGCAGGGATTTATAGTAAAAAGGGGAAACCCGAAGAAGATAAGTTCCATCCAAGATTTGGCACGTGGCGATGTGCGCATCGTCAATAGACAGCCGGGTGCAGGTACCAGAGTGTTGCTCGATTCGCTCTTGAGGGAAGAGGGAATCGAGAGTGCTTCCGTCAAAGGCTACGAGGATCAAACGATGACCCATCTCGATGCTTCCTGTAGGGTAGCCTGGGGAATGGCCGATGTCGCGCTTGGCATAAAATTTGCTGCCGATGCTCTAGGTTTGGACTTTATTCCGATAACCGAAGAACCTTACGAGCTTGTAATTCCTGAAGAGGAATTGACGCATCCCGGCATTGAGGCGCTCATCGATTCCGTCAGCGATTCTAAATTTATAGAAAAGGTTAAGAGAATGGGGGGATACCGTTGGCCCTGA
- a CDS encoding molybdopterin molybdotransferase MoeA, with the protein MSGFVEELLERSEALKLVCDSLSFPFKVKTRRVDIENACGLRLGEDLKAPEPHPPFPRSLRDGYAVRSTDVIGASPSSPVFLRKCGIVPMGGVAEEPLPQEGAMQIFTGGILPCNGDAVVMLEDTEESGPWIEVRKSVTPGENVIFQGEEIATNDVIAEVGDILDFKNIPAACGLGVRQIDVIDLEIGILSTGDEVVDISTKPLPPGCVRDVNGVMLHLLLKHYGFHSRFLGIVPDDFHRLKESVENSLENFDVIILSGGSSVSSRDFCYDVIQNLGDPGLIVRGINMKPGKPTLIGGINQEGSSKLVLSLPGHPLSCSVVARVVLLPLLDMMIGGARLYEKNFKIIKLICLDDFISRSGVEEYIPVSLKFDGVVPVNSKSGYISALKRTAGLAVLPVSRETARKGEEIEVILW; encoded by the coding sequence CGAGGCGCTCAAGCTTGTATGCGATAGCTTAAGCTTTCCCTTCAAAGTGAAGACAAGGAGAGTGGACATCGAAAACGCCTGTGGATTGCGTTTGGGGGAAGACCTGAAAGCTCCAGAACCACATCCTCCTTTTCCCAGGAGCCTCCGCGACGGATATGCCGTTAGAAGTACCGATGTTATTGGTGCATCGCCCTCTTCGCCTGTTTTTTTGAGAAAGTGTGGCATTGTTCCTATGGGGGGAGTGGCTGAGGAGCCGTTGCCTCAAGAAGGTGCAATGCAAATTTTTACGGGTGGTATTTTGCCCTGCAATGGTGATGCTGTGGTGATGCTGGAGGACACCGAAGAAAGTGGCCCATGGATCGAGGTAAGAAAAAGCGTAACGCCTGGAGAAAACGTCATTTTCCAGGGAGAAGAGATAGCAACAAATGATGTTATAGCCGAAGTTGGAGACATTCTCGATTTTAAGAATATCCCGGCCGCCTGTGGTTTAGGTGTTAGACAGATCGATGTAATTGATCTTGAAATTGGGATCCTCAGTACAGGTGATGAAGTCGTTGATATATCTACAAAACCACTCCCCCCTGGATGTGTAAGAGATGTCAATGGTGTAATGCTTCATCTTTTGTTAAAGCATTACGGATTCCATTCTCGTTTTTTAGGGATAGTTCCCGACGATTTCCATCGTCTCAAGGAATCTGTTGAAAATTCTTTAGAGAATTTTGACGTTATTATCTTGAGCGGTGGGTCCTCCGTTTCGAGTAGAGATTTTTGCTATGACGTAATCCAAAACCTGGGAGACCCCGGTTTAATCGTGAGAGGCATCAACATGAAGCCTGGCAAGCCCACCCTTATTGGAGGCATTAATCAAGAAGGATCATCAAAATTAGTCCTCTCTCTGCCGGGACATCCCTTGTCCTGCTCAGTCGTCGCCAGGGTTGTATTGCTTCCATTGCTTGATATGATGATCGGGGGAGCGCGCCTTTATGAGAAAAACTTTAAAATAATCAAACTTATATGTCTCGATGATTTCATTAGTAGAAGTGGAGTGGAGGAGTATATTCCTGTTTCATTAAAATTCGATGGCGTTGTACCTGTGAATTCTAAATCGGGCTACATATCTGCCTTGAAAAGGACAGCAGGACTCGCTGTCTTGCCCGTCAGTAGAGAGACGGCTAGAAAGGGAGAGGAGATAGAAGTTATTCTATGGTGA